DNA from Chitinivorax sp. B:
AGGATTGCCACCATAACGTCCACTGTTTGGAACATCACAGCACGCCGATGCACCTTGTCGTACCGATGCGCTCCAAACCCAGTCACCACGCGCCTTACAGCACGTTCATACCCCGCATTTCCGCCAGTTTATCTGAGATACCCCCTGACGCGGGTTTTGGTCGTCAGGCCAATACCACGTGGGTATGGCCCAAGCTGCGTCGGCTGGCTTTCTTCACCACGATTTCTACGTCGCGGCCCAGTCGGTTCAGGCATTCCATCATCTTGGCCTGGCTGATGCCCCGAAACTTGCCGCGCAGCATTTCGGAGAGCTTGGGCTGGGGCATGCCCAGCAGCTCGGCCGCCCGTTGCTGGGTCAGGTGCCGGCTCTTGATGATCTGGGCGATCTGGTGCGCCAGTTCGG
Protein-coding regions in this window:
- a CDS encoding helix-turn-helix transcriptional regulator, which translates into the protein MNPVEIIDDIAIEQGSDNPYADLGRPDADEMLVKAELAHQIAQIIKSRHLTQQRAAELLGMPQPKLSEMLRGKFRGISQAKMMECLNRLGRDVEIVVKKASRRSLGHTHVVLA